One region of Terricaulis silvestris genomic DNA includes:
- a CDS encoding DNA-3-methyladenine glycosylase family protein, whose amino-acid sequence MGDAEEHLSTICKRFAGVVAKHEPFPTKFERQNDPYRALIRAVVFQQLSGKAAQTIHGRVLALFADKDHPEPSDILSVSDELLRGAGLSRQKIAALRDISQKRLDGIIPEARALSKLGDEEIIERLTAARGVGRWTVEMYLMFTLGRPDILPVDDLGVRKGAEKLYSRGFTPKELAAYGERWTPYRSAAAWHLWRIADTLTPDRSPTKKAKKKATKKPAKKVAKKKLPKKKAAKKAKRRA is encoded by the coding sequence ATGGGCGACGCGGAAGAACATCTCTCGACGATCTGCAAACGCTTCGCCGGCGTCGTGGCCAAGCACGAGCCCTTCCCGACCAAATTTGAACGGCAAAACGATCCGTACCGCGCACTGATCCGCGCTGTCGTCTTTCAGCAGCTGTCCGGCAAAGCGGCGCAGACCATTCACGGCCGTGTGCTGGCGTTGTTTGCCGACAAAGATCATCCCGAGCCGAGCGACATTCTAAGCGTCAGCGACGAGCTGCTGCGCGGCGCGGGCCTCTCGCGCCAGAAAATTGCTGCACTGCGCGATATTTCTCAGAAGCGCCTTGACGGCATCATACCTGAGGCGCGCGCGCTCTCGAAGTTGGGCGATGAGGAGATTATCGAACGGCTGACGGCCGCGCGGGGCGTCGGGCGCTGGACGGTTGAGATGTACCTCATGTTCACGTTAGGCCGACCGGACATATTGCCCGTCGACGATCTCGGCGTGCGCAAGGGCGCCGAGAAACTCTACAGCCGCGGCTTCACGCCGAAAGAGCTCGCCGCGTACGGCGAACGATGGACGCCCTATCGAAGCGCGGCTGCCTGGCACCTCTGGCGCATCGCCGACACGCTGACGCCTGATCGCTCGCCAACGAAAAAGGCAAAGAAAAAGGCGACGAAGAAACCGGCCAAGAAAGTCGCGAAGAAAAAGCTCCCTAAGAAGAAAGCCGCCAAGAAGGCCAAACGGCGCGCGTGA
- a CDS encoding type IV secretory system conjugative DNA transfer family protein: MASEQVLRPEVMDLLLGWKHEDQKDPIGFGAPRANEAAIQGEVPILYSEDRHLLTIAPTGAGKGRGVIIPNLLRFEGSVIVIDPKGETWHVTHRRRKEMGQEVRLLDPFGAVSKKTDALNPFDLFDRPGALLDADAEMLASLLAGDVGFHKEPFWDNWGRSLMAGVIAAVAETAPKSERHFGRVREILMSDDAVYNLAALIENHEQLNRLSKQNISSFLPITEQTRSGILSTAQSYLKVVNSDSALRSLSKSTIDLGAVRRGDPMTIYIVIPPDKLESHGALLRLWVGALMLTVMGRKRRPKRSTLFLLDECAQLGEFGPLRQSMTLLRGYGLQVWPFFQDLSQLQRLYPKDWRTIFNNAGVFQLFGVANHLMAKESSELIGDINADVLRAMAKDRQIISVSNEKAMSARLPDYLMDAPFAGQFDPNPMFEPDPGPTKRRPSRAR, translated from the coding sequence GTGGCTTCCGAGCAGGTATTGCGCCCAGAGGTCATGGACCTCCTGCTGGGGTGGAAGCACGAAGACCAGAAGGACCCGATCGGCTTCGGCGCCCCGCGCGCCAACGAGGCCGCGATCCAGGGCGAGGTCCCGATCCTCTACAGCGAGGATCGCCACCTGCTGACCATCGCGCCCACGGGCGCGGGCAAGGGCCGCGGCGTCATCATCCCGAACCTGCTCCGCTTCGAAGGCTCGGTGATCGTCATCGACCCTAAGGGCGAGACTTGGCACGTCACCCATCGCCGCCGGAAGGAGATGGGGCAGGAAGTGCGCCTGCTCGATCCGTTCGGCGCCGTCTCCAAGAAAACCGATGCCCTGAACCCGTTCGATCTGTTCGATCGCCCCGGAGCGCTGCTCGACGCCGACGCCGAAATGCTGGCCTCGCTGCTGGCGGGCGACGTCGGTTTCCACAAGGAGCCCTTCTGGGACAATTGGGGCCGTTCGCTGATGGCCGGCGTCATCGCCGCCGTCGCCGAAACCGCGCCGAAGAGCGAGCGCCATTTCGGCCGCGTCCGCGAAATCCTGATGAGCGACGACGCGGTGTATAATCTCGCCGCGTTGATCGAGAACCACGAGCAGCTCAACCGGTTGTCGAAGCAGAACATCTCGAGCTTCCTGCCGATCACAGAGCAAACCCGTTCCGGCATCCTCTCCACCGCGCAGAGCTATCTGAAGGTGGTGAACTCGGATTCTGCGCTGCGTTCGCTGTCGAAGTCGACCATCGATCTCGGCGCGGTGCGTCGCGGCGATCCGATGACGATCTACATCGTCATCCCGCCGGACAAACTCGAAAGCCACGGCGCGTTGCTGCGTCTCTGGGTCGGCGCGCTGATGCTGACGGTGATGGGCCGCAAGCGCCGTCCGAAGCGCTCGACGCTCTTTCTGCTGGACGAGTGCGCGCAACTCGGCGAGTTCGGCCCGCTGCGGCAATCGATGACGCTGCTGCGCGGCTACGGCCTACAAGTGTGGCCGTTCTTCCAAGATTTGTCGCAGCTGCAGCGGCTCTATCCGAAAGACTGGCGCACCATCTTCAATAACGCCGGCGTGTTTCAACTCTTCGGGGTCGCCAACCACCTGATGGCGAAAGAGAGCTCAGAGCTGATCGGCGACATCAACGCAGACGTTCTCCGCGCCATGGCCAAGGACCGCCAGATTATCTCGGTGTCGAACGAGAAGGCGATGAGCGCGCGCTTGCCGGATTATCTGATGGACGCGCCCTTCGCTGGCCAGTTCGATCCGAACCCGATGTTCGAACCCGACCCTGGCCCGACCAAACGCCGGCCCTCGCGCGCCCGCTAA
- a CDS encoding glutamate--cysteine ligase gives MAKTETAPVLTGFRDLVAHLESGPKPDRSTWRIGTEHEKFAFYRDTLKPVPYEGENGIGALLNKLADKYGWERTYEGENVIALKQGMASITLEPGGQFELSGAPLEHLHQTCAETGSHLSQLRDVCDDMNIAFLGVGFQPLWALDDIPIMPKGRYKIMRDYMAKVGRLGRQMMFRSCTVQTNLDFASEADMVKKFRVGLALQPIATALFAASPFAEGRLNGFLSYRAHIWTDTDPDRTGMLPFVFEDGMGFERYAKYALDVPMYFAYRDGKYVDCSGQSFRAFMDGKMSTLPGERPTAKDWEDHLTTIFPEVRLKTYLEMRGADAGPWSRLCALPAFWAGIYYDDAALEAAWSLVKSWTAEDRESLRRAVPVLGLRAPIRGNSAQNIAQAALAIARQGLKSRAKADGSGQDETHFLTELDDIAASGVTPAERLIERYRTEWGGDVKRVFEACAY, from the coding sequence TTGGCCAAAACTGAAACAGCCCCGGTGCTGACGGGCTTTCGCGATCTTGTCGCGCATTTGGAGAGTGGGCCGAAGCCGGACCGCTCCACCTGGCGCATCGGCACCGAGCACGAGAAGTTCGCCTTCTATCGCGACACGCTGAAACCCGTTCCCTACGAAGGCGAGAACGGCATCGGCGCGCTGCTGAACAAGCTCGCCGACAAGTACGGCTGGGAGCGCACGTACGAAGGCGAAAACGTCATCGCGCTGAAGCAGGGCATGGCGTCGATCACGCTGGAGCCAGGCGGTCAGTTTGAGCTTTCCGGTGCGCCACTTGAGCATCTGCATCAGACGTGCGCTGAAACAGGCTCGCACCTCTCGCAGCTGCGCGACGTTTGCGACGACATGAACATCGCCTTCCTGGGCGTCGGCTTCCAACCGCTGTGGGCGCTGGACGACATCCCGATCATGCCGAAGGGCCGCTACAAGATTATGCGCGACTACATGGCGAAGGTCGGACGCCTTGGCCGCCAGATGATGTTCCGCTCGTGTACGGTGCAGACCAATTTGGACTTCGCATCCGAAGCCGACATGGTGAAAAAGTTTCGCGTCGGCCTAGCGCTGCAACCGATCGCAACGGCGCTGTTTGCGGCGTCGCCGTTCGCGGAAGGGCGGCTAAACGGCTTCCTCTCCTATCGCGCTCACATCTGGACCGACACCGATCCCGATCGCACCGGCATGCTGCCGTTCGTGTTCGAAGACGGCATGGGCTTTGAACGCTACGCCAAGTACGCGCTCGACGTGCCGATGTACTTTGCGTATCGCGATGGCAAGTACGTCGATTGCTCGGGCCAGAGCTTCCGCGCCTTCATGGACGGCAAGATGTCCACGCTGCCTGGTGAGCGGCCGACCGCGAAGGATTGGGAAGATCACCTCACCACGATTTTCCCCGAAGTGCGGTTGAAGACATATCTCGAAATGCGCGGCGCCGATGCGGGGCCGTGGTCGCGCCTGTGCGCACTGCCGGCGTTCTGGGCCGGCATTTATTATGACGACGCGGCGCTGGAGGCGGCGTGGTCGCTGGTGAAGAGCTGGACCGCGGAAGATCGCGAAAGCCTGCGCCGCGCCGTGCCGGTGCTGGGGCTGCGCGCGCCGATCCGCGGCAACTCGGCGCAGAACATCGCGCAGGCGGCGCTGGCGATAGCGCGGCAGGGTTTGAAGTCGCGCGCGAAGGCGGACGGCTCGGGCCAGGATGAAACGCATTTTCTGACGGAGCTGGATGATATTGCGGCGAGCGGCGTCACGCCGGCCGAGCGGCTGATTGAGCGCTACCGCACAGAGTGGGGCGGAGACGTGAAGCGCGTGTTTGAGGCGTGCGCTTATTAA
- a CDS encoding GNAT family N-acetyltransferase, whose protein sequence is MTALDHPIYTSRLRLEPVTPALADAARAGQAAFADVIGAEAPAEWCAASLGLVARSINHAWGPSPAPTRAIAILRGEDAVIGDVRFEPSLRAAKEFELGYGVARSRRNQGYATEAAGAVIDWLFEEGGADSILAGCDRRNLASVRTLRRLGFWLDSNPGETFWWVLTPDLRVSPRA, encoded by the coding sequence GTGACCGCGCTCGATCATCCGATTTACACGTCGCGCCTCCGGCTCGAGCCGGTGACGCCGGCATTGGCCGATGCAGCGCGCGCGGGGCAGGCGGCATTCGCCGACGTGATTGGCGCCGAAGCGCCGGCCGAATGGTGCGCCGCAAGCCTTGGCCTGGTCGCACGCTCGATCAATCACGCCTGGGGCCCATCGCCCGCGCCGACACGCGCAATCGCTATTTTGCGCGGTGAAGACGCCGTTATTGGCGATGTGCGCTTCGAGCCCTCGCTCCGCGCGGCCAAGGAATTCGAACTCGGCTATGGTGTCGCGCGCAGCCGCCGCAATCAGGGCTACGCCACCGAGGCCGCGGGCGCGGTGATTGACTGGCTATTCGAGGAGGGCGGCGCCGACAGCATTCTCGCTGGCTGCGATCGCAGGAACCTTGCCTCGGTGCGAACCCTGCGCCGTCTCGGCTTTTGGCTCGACTCCAATCCCGGCGAGACCTTCTGGTGGGTGCTCACCCCGGACCTTCGTGTGTCGCCGCGCGCTTGA
- a CDS encoding ABC transporter ATP-binding protein → MSDAYDIDDESGRRKATFGQVAKYLWKHWSSQPLKLALFGAFFLFAIAADLAFPFASARLVEALAAGPTAEGTREAAFGYGVVAFVAFIFYVSRNIGVRFWLPYAANNMERIVSNGFRDVQRFSSDWHADNFAGATVRRVSRAMNAYDQISDTLVWYMLPAMGVLIGVTVLTFIQWPLIGLFTGGTIALFLLSAYLFGRYLIAGAVRRYIKADTEIGAALADAVTSNATVKAFGAEEREQKRFDAVVSVWRVEAINTWTLWTNSWILQNMLLFILQAGLLGLVLLEWSKGRATAGDAVFAITSFLLVSGYLRTLGENVQNLQKGIADIEDVVGYDLEQAGVVDRPSAPAFNAGAGGIAFDKVSFGYKNASEALYSDFSLEITPGETVALVGPTGSGKSTFVKLVQRLYDVDAGEIRIDGQDVRAVTQASLRQSLALVPQDPSLFHRSLKENISYAKPDATMDEIIDAARRARAHDFIEKLPFGYDTEVGERGVKLSGGERQRVALARAFLAGAPILILDEATSSLDVETEREVQAAMAELKRGRTTIVIAHRLSTIREADRILVFNQGRIVEQGKHAELISARGLYARLNAMSVGDTIADEAA, encoded by the coding sequence ATGAGCGACGCATACGACATCGACGACGAGTCTGGCCGCCGCAAAGCAACATTCGGCCAAGTCGCCAAGTATTTGTGGAAGCACTGGTCCAGCCAGCCGCTGAAGCTCGCCTTGTTCGGCGCTTTTTTCCTGTTCGCGATCGCCGCGGACCTGGCGTTTCCGTTCGCCTCGGCGCGTTTGGTGGAGGCGCTCGCCGCTGGCCCGACGGCCGAAGGGACGCGCGAGGCCGCGTTTGGGTACGGCGTGGTCGCCTTCGTAGCGTTCATCTTCTACGTCTCGCGCAATATCGGCGTGCGCTTCTGGCTGCCCTACGCGGCCAACAACATGGAGCGGATCGTCTCGAACGGCTTCCGCGACGTGCAGCGTTTCTCGTCCGACTGGCACGCTGACAACTTCGCCGGCGCGACGGTGCGACGCGTCTCGCGCGCGATGAACGCCTACGACCAAATCTCGGACACTTTGGTCTGGTACATGCTGCCGGCGATGGGCGTGCTGATCGGCGTCACCGTGCTGACGTTTATCCAATGGCCGCTCATCGGACTCTTCACCGGCGGCACGATCGCGCTGTTCCTGCTCAGCGCCTACCTGTTCGGCCGCTACCTGATCGCGGGCGCCGTGCGCCGCTACATCAAGGCCGACACTGAGATCGGCGCAGCGCTGGCCGACGCTGTAACCTCCAACGCGACGGTGAAGGCGTTCGGCGCGGAAGAGCGTGAGCAGAAGCGCTTCGATGCCGTGGTCAGCGTTTGGCGCGTCGAAGCCATCAACACGTGGACGCTGTGGACCAATTCCTGGATTCTGCAGAACATGCTGCTGTTCATCCTGCAGGCGGGGCTGCTTGGCCTCGTGCTGCTGGAATGGAGCAAAGGTCGCGCGACCGCTGGCGATGCGGTGTTCGCGATCACGTCGTTCCTGTTGGTCTCGGGCTACCTCCGCACGCTCGGCGAGAACGTGCAGAACCTGCAGAAGGGCATCGCCGATATCGAAGACGTCGTCGGCTACGACCTTGAGCAGGCAGGCGTCGTCGATCGGCCCAGCGCACCTGCTTTCAATGCAGGCGCAGGCGGCATCGCGTTCGACAAAGTCTCGTTCGGTTACAAGAACGCGTCCGAGGCGCTCTACAGCGATTTCTCGCTGGAGATCACGCCCGGCGAGACCGTGGCGCTGGTCGGGCCGACGGGCTCCGGCAAGTCGACGTTCGTGAAGCTGGTGCAGCGCCTCTATGACGTTGACGCGGGTGAAATTCGCATCGACGGCCAGGACGTGCGCGCGGTGACGCAAGCCAGCTTGCGCCAATCGCTCGCGCTGGTGCCGCAGGACCCGTCGCTGTTCCACCGTTCGCTGAAGGAGAACATCTCCTACGCCAAGCCTGACGCGACGATGGATGAAATCATCGATGCGGCCCGGCGCGCTCGCGCCCACGACTTCATCGAAAAGCTGCCGTTCGGCTACGACACCGAAGTCGGCGAGCGCGGCGTGAAACTCTCCGGCGGCGAACGGCAGCGCGTCGCGCTGGCGCGCGCCTTCCTCGCCGGCGCGCCGATCCTGATCCTCGACGAAGCGACGTCTTCGCTTGACGTAGAAACCGAACGCGAAGTGCAGGCAGCGATGGCGGAGCTAAAGCGGGGGCGCACCACGATCGTGATCGCGCACCGGCTCAGCACGATCCGCGAAGCCGACCGCATTCTGGTGTTCAACCAGGGACGGATCGTGGAGCAGGGCAAGCACGCGGAACTGATCTCCGCGCGCGGGCTCTACGCGCGGCTGAATGCGATGAGCGTGGGAGATACCATCGCTGACGAAGCAGCATAG
- the ubiA gene encoding 4-hydroxybenzoate octaprenyltransferase, whose amino-acid sequence MTDLKPADALAQHWTDALPRAWKPFAQLSRLDRPIGWQLLLLPCWMGIAVSRTGFGFFWSDLALAFAFLVGAIAMRGAGCTYNDILDRDIDAQVERTRARPLPSGAVTTRGAWVWLIAQCLVGLGVLVLLPRTAQIVASIAVPFVALYPLMKRITWWPQAWLGIVFSWGALVGGAAVSYLPGVPFEAIALYAGCICWTIGYDTIYALQDREDDVLVGVRSTARLFADKWRMWTSVFYVAAVALWTAAAAIAGSSVLMAASLSMIGAAMIWPMLESVDDARPETALAAFKRNAMIGAAVLLAFALEPIWRTVRPILGV is encoded by the coding sequence GTGACCGATTTGAAACCCGCCGATGCGTTGGCGCAACATTGGACCGACGCGCTGCCGCGCGCGTGGAAGCCGTTCGCGCAGCTGTCGCGGCTGGACCGGCCAATTGGGTGGCAGTTGCTGTTGTTGCCGTGCTGGATGGGGATCGCGGTTTCGCGCACCGGCTTTGGATTTTTCTGGAGCGATCTGGCGCTGGCGTTTGCGTTTCTCGTTGGCGCGATCGCGATGCGCGGCGCGGGCTGCACGTATAACGACATTCTGGATCGCGATATCGACGCGCAAGTCGAGCGCACGCGGGCGCGGCCGCTGCCTTCGGGTGCGGTGACGACGCGTGGCGCTTGGGTGTGGTTGATCGCGCAGTGTCTCGTAGGACTGGGCGTGCTAGTGCTGCTTCCGCGCACGGCGCAGATCGTGGCGTCGATCGCCGTGCCGTTCGTCGCACTCTATCCTTTGATGAAACGCATCACGTGGTGGCCGCAGGCATGGCTCGGCATTGTGTTTTCGTGGGGCGCGCTCGTGGGCGGCGCGGCGGTGAGCTATCTGCCGGGCGTGCCGTTCGAAGCGATCGCGCTTTACGCAGGCTGCATCTGCTGGACCATTGGCTACGACACCATCTACGCGCTGCAGGATCGCGAGGACGATGTACTCGTCGGCGTGCGCTCGACAGCGCGGTTGTTCGCGGACAAATGGCGGATGTGGACGAGCGTGTTTTACGTCGCCGCAGTGGCGCTCTGGACGGCGGCGGCGGCGATTGCAGGCTCGAGCGTGCTGATGGCGGCGTCGCTTTCCATGATCGGCGCCGCGATGATCTGGCCGATGCTGGAGAGCGTCGACGACGCACGTCCGGAAACGGCGCTTGCGGCGTTCAAACGCAATGCGATGATCGGCGCGGCGGTCTTGCTGGCGTTTGCGCTCGAACCCATCTGGCGCACAGTGAGGCCGATCCTGGGTGTGTGA
- a CDS encoding 16S rRNA (uracil(1498)-N(3))-methyltransferase — protein MANPRLLIDQNLRPGAAIALDEAQARHVGTVLRLDEGDTLRVFNARDGEWSAKVSAKTKRGMIVAVDALLREARATPDLDLLFAPVKRHATDLIVEKATELGVRRIRPVITQRTIVETVRLDRLQSIAREAAEQTERFDAPEIMDPVSLAKIVDGWDAARPLIYADEAGDDANAAWGGESGRAAPIAQALLTWTAGVSPAIAGAGRRDAGGPSKLALLIGPEGGFTPEERRMLRALTFVTPVSLGPRILRAETAVIAALSVIQSTWGDWR, from the coding sequence ATGGCCAATCCGCGCCTGTTGATAGATCAAAATTTACGGCCCGGCGCCGCGATCGCGCTGGACGAGGCGCAGGCGCGCCATGTCGGCACTGTGTTGCGGTTGGATGAAGGCGACACGCTTCGCGTGTTCAACGCGCGCGACGGCGAATGGAGCGCGAAGGTTAGCGCCAAAACGAAGCGCGGGATGATAGTGGCGGTGGACGCACTGTTGCGCGAGGCGCGCGCGACGCCGGATTTGGATTTGCTGTTCGCGCCGGTAAAGCGGCACGCGACGGATTTGATCGTGGAGAAGGCGACTGAGCTTGGCGTGCGCCGCATACGCCCAGTGATTACGCAGCGCACGATCGTCGAAACGGTACGGCTCGATCGATTGCAGAGTATTGCGCGCGAGGCGGCAGAGCAGACGGAGCGGTTCGACGCGCCGGAGATCATGGACCCGGTATCGCTTGCGAAAATTGTCGATGGCTGGGATGCGGCGCGGCCGCTGATCTATGCCGATGAAGCGGGTGATGATGCGAACGCAGCTTGGGGTGGAGAGAGCGGACGCGCGGCTCCAATTGCGCAAGCACTGCTTACTTGGACCGCCGGCGTCTCGCCGGCCATCGCCGGAGCCGGCCGGCGAGACGCCGGCGGTCCAAGTAAGCTCGCGCTTCTGATTGGACCCGAAGGTGGCTTCACGCCAGAGGAGCGGCGCATGCTACGCGCGTTAACGTTTGTAACGCCGGTCTCGCTTGGCCCGCGTATCTTGCGCGCGGAGACGGCGGTGATCGCAGCGTTAAGCGTCATTCAGTCGACCTGGGGCGACTGGCGGTAG
- a CDS encoding antibiotic biosynthesis monooxygenase family protein — protein sequence MIAVIFEVEPAARDDYFRIATELRPLLGEIDGFISIERFQSLNDDSRILSLSFWRDEAAIAQWRTLEAHRAAQAEGRARIFHDYRLRVANVVRDYGMRARDGAPEDSQAANG from the coding sequence ATGATCGCGGTGATCTTCGAAGTCGAACCGGCGGCGCGCGACGACTACTTCCGCATCGCTACCGAACTGCGCCCGCTCCTGGGAGAGATAGACGGCTTCATCTCCATTGAGCGTTTCCAGAGTTTGAACGATGACAGCCGCATCCTCTCGCTCTCGTTTTGGCGCGACGAAGCCGCTATCGCGCAGTGGCGCACACTCGAAGCGCACCGAGCGGCGCAAGCTGAGGGCAGGGCACGAATCTTCCACGACTATCGCCTGCGTGTAGCGAATGTGGTTCGGGACTATGGGATGAGGGCGCGCGACGGGGCGCCAGAAGATTCTCAGGCGGCGAACGGATAG
- a CDS encoding peptide MFS transporter, which translates to MWNIVVAGGIAITLITAVPVFLQLRKHPQGIHILFFTEMWERFSYYGMRVLLLTYMTQHFLFSDTYGQGTYGAYTSLVYLLPLIGGFLADKYIGTRKAIAFGALLLVAGHLTMAIEQPQVQQTLTYQGQAYDFEITGRQDQRATRIMVGGQAYDYGPADGGGIAIEGLPANAALPSTLEAGSYTLAEEGRNPLFVNIFFFAMALIAMGVGFLKPNISTSIGQLYEPGDPRRDAGFTLYYFGINLGAFWAQVLCAGLGATFGWAYGFGAAGIGMAIGYLVFVNKRLLFFIPGPKQLPDHVGAPPEPELIKKPLLGPINREWLIYILGLAGVAGVWVLLQREPWVNTALTWSSVIMLGYFLLYMIRNCSWIESQRIIVALVLVLASTVFFALFELAGSALNQFAERNTALPNDGFFSMTSGQTQSFNGAFILLLAPVFAMMWSWINKHNLDPGDGFKFALALIQVGAGFLVLVWGAQYADESARVPLIFLALLYLLHTTGELFLSPVGLSAMTKLAPAPIVATMMATWFLGSSGAQALAAQISKLTAQETVGGQVLDPHAALATYVQVFNQIGWLSIWIGVGLGVASPLLRYMAHLKVIDARKRSIREGEAGSPVKG; encoded by the coding sequence ATGTGGAACATCGTCGTAGCAGGCGGCATCGCGATCACGTTGATCACGGCCGTCCCGGTCTTCCTGCAGCTGCGCAAGCACCCGCAGGGCATCCACATCCTCTTCTTCACCGAGATGTGGGAGCGGTTTTCCTACTACGGCATGCGCGTGTTGCTGCTGACCTACATGACGCAGCACTTCCTGTTCTCCGACACCTACGGGCAGGGCACCTACGGCGCCTACACATCGCTCGTGTACCTGCTGCCGCTGATCGGCGGCTTCCTCGCCGACAAATATATCGGCACCCGCAAGGCCATCGCTTTCGGCGCATTGCTGCTGGTTGCCGGCCACCTCACCATGGCGATCGAGCAGCCGCAGGTGCAGCAGACGCTCACCTACCAAGGCCAAGCCTACGACTTTGAGATCACCGGCCGCCAAGATCAGCGCGCGACTCGCATCATGGTCGGTGGCCAAGCCTACGATTACGGTCCAGCCGACGGCGGCGGCATCGCCATCGAAGGCCTGCCGGCCAACGCTGCGTTGCCGAGCACGCTCGAGGCCGGCTCGTACACACTTGCCGAAGAGGGCCGCAATCCGCTCTTTGTGAACATCTTCTTCTTCGCCATGGCGTTGATCGCCATGGGCGTCGGCTTCCTGAAGCCCAACATCTCGACCTCGATCGGTCAGCTCTATGAGCCTGGCGATCCACGTCGCGACGCCGGCTTCACGCTCTACTATTTCGGCATCAATCTCGGCGCGTTCTGGGCGCAGGTTTTGTGCGCAGGCCTCGGCGCGACATTCGGCTGGGCCTACGGCTTCGGCGCCGCGGGTATCGGGATGGCGATTGGCTATCTTGTGTTTGTGAACAAGCGGCTCTTGTTCTTCATCCCCGGTCCGAAGCAATTGCCCGATCATGTCGGCGCCCCGCCGGAGCCGGAGCTGATCAAAAAGCCGCTGTTAGGCCCCATCAACCGCGAGTGGCTGATCTACATTCTGGGCCTCGCGGGCGTCGCCGGCGTTTGGGTACTGCTGCAACGTGAGCCGTGGGTGAACACCGCGCTGACATGGTCGTCCGTGATCATGCTCGGGTACTTCTTGTTATACATGATCCGGAACTGCTCCTGGATCGAAAGCCAGCGCATCATTGTCGCTCTGGTTCTCGTTCTGGCATCGACTGTGTTCTTCGCGCTGTTCGAACTTGCGGGCTCGGCGCTCAATCAGTTCGCCGAGCGCAACACCGCGCTGCCAAACGACGGCTTCTTCTCGATGACGTCCGGCCAAACGCAGAGCTTCAACGGCGCCTTTATCCTGCTGTTGGCGCCCGTGTTCGCGATGATGTGGAGCTGGATCAACAAGCACAATCTCGATCCGGGCGACGGCTTCAAGTTCGCGCTCGCTCTGATCCAAGTCGGCGCTGGCTTCCTGGTGCTGGTCTGGGGCGCGCAATACGCTGACGAAAGCGCGCGCGTGCCGCTCATCTTCCTGGCGCTGCTCTATCTGCTCCACACCACGGGTGAGCTCTTCCTCTCGCCGGTTGGTCTCTCTGCCATGACCAAGCTGGCGCCCGCGCCCATCGTGGCGACCATGATGGCGACCTGGTTCCTGGGCTCGTCTGGCGCGCAAGCGTTGGCGGCCCAGATCTCGAAGCTGACGGCGCAGGAGACTGTGGGCGGCCAAGTGCTCGACCCGCACGCGGCGCTCGCGACCTACGTCCAGGTCTTCAACCAGATCGGCTGGTTGTCGATTTGGATCGGCGTTGGTTTGGGCGTGGCGTCGCCGCTGCTCCGCTACATGGCGCACCTGAAGGTCATCGACGCCCGCAAGCGCTCAATCCGCGAAGGCGAGGCCGGCTCGCCAGTCAAAGGCTAG
- a CDS encoding NIPSNAP family protein has translation MLTCFIRYQIDSFKKPEFERYARTWGEAIPRCGADLIGYFAPHEGSATLAYGVYNIENLAAYEEYRTRLAADPQGRENYEFAKRERFILREDRTFLKLCSR, from the coding sequence ATGCTGACGTGTTTCATTCGTTACCAAATCGATTCGTTCAAAAAGCCGGAATTCGAGCGCTACGCCCGCACCTGGGGCGAAGCGATCCCCCGTTGCGGCGCCGATCTGATTGGCTATTTCGCGCCGCACGAGGGCTCGGCGACCTTGGCGTACGGTGTGTACAACATCGAAAACCTCGCCGCGTACGAGGAGTACCGCACTCGTTTAGCGGCCGATCCGCAGGGCCGCGAGAACTACGAGTTCGCCAAGCGCGAACGCTTCATCCTGCGCGAGGACCGTACGTTTCTGAAACTCTGCTCGCGATGA